A genomic segment from Juglans regia cultivar Chandler chromosome 14, Walnut 2.0, whole genome shotgun sequence encodes:
- the LOC108983944 gene encoding uncharacterized protein LOC108983944 yields MEVKITLLLAASFLLLTGPAFAATFLEGYLDNGNFEEEPKPTDIKKTVLKGKYALPKWQLNGFVEYISGGPQPGGMYFAVAHGVHAVRLGNEASISQTIKVKPGALYALTFGASRTCAQDEVLRVLVPPQKGDLPLQTLYSSNGGDTYAFGFIATSNVVTVTFHNPGIQEDPACGPLLDAVAIKELFPPRPTRDNLVKNPGFEEGPYHLVNSSHGVLLPPRQEDLTSPLPGWIIESLKAVKFIDSKHFNVPSGLAAIELVAGRESAIAQILRTVPNKFYNLTFAVGDAKNGCHGSMMIEAFAAKDTLKAPFKSEGKGRFKTASFKFKALSTRTRITFFSSFYHTRSDDFGSLCGPVLDQVRVVPVAHM; encoded by the exons ATGGAAGTGAAAATTACACTTTTGCTTGCTGCTTCCTTCTTGTTGCTTACTGGTCCTGCTTTTGCTGCTACATTTTTGGAAG GATACCTCGACAATGGAAACTTCGAAGAAGAACCAAAACCAACTGACATAAAGAAAACAGTACTCAAAGGAAAATATGCACTGCCCAAATGGCAACTTAATGGCTTTGTGGAGTACATCTCTGGCGGTCCACAGCCTGGTGGCATGTACTTCGCTGTGGCTCACGGTGTTCATGCTGTAAGGCTTGGCAATGAGGCCTCAATCTCTCAGACCATAAAGGTTAAACCAGGTGCCCTGTATGCTCTAACATTTGGGGCATCAAGAACATGCGCACAAGATGAGGTTTTGCGGGTCTTAGTGCCTCCTCAGAAAGGAGACCTTCCTTTGCAGACACTCTACAGTAGTAACGGAGGAGACACCTATGCTTTTGGATTCATTGCCACTTCTAATGTTGTTACTGTGACATTTCACAACCCTGGGATTCAAGAGGACCCTGCTTGTGGACCACTCTTGGATGCAGTCGCTATCAAAGAGCTCTTCCCTCCAAGGCCCACGAGAG ATAACTTGGTCAAGAATCCAGGCTTTGAGGAGGGTCCCTATCATTTAGTAAACTCTTCCCATGGAGTTCTCCTTCCTCCAAGACAGGAAGACCTCACATCCCCGCTTCCTGGTTGGATCATTGAGTCCCTTAAAGCTGTGAAGTTCATAGACTCGAAGCATTTCAATGTCCCTTCTGGACTTGCCGCAATTGAACTTGTTGCAGGGAGAGAAAGTGCCATTGCCCAAATTCTCAGAACAGTTCCCAACAAATTCTATAACCTTACATTCGCTGTTGGAGATGCAAAGAATGGTTGCCATGGATCAATGATGATTGAAGCATTTGCTGCTAAAGATACCTTGAAAGCCCCCTTCAAATCAGAAGGCAAGGGCAGGTTCAAGACTGCCAGTTTCAAGTTCAAAGCGCTGTCAACCAGGACCAGAATTACATTCTTCAGCTCCTTCTATCATACTAGGAGCGATGACTTTGGATCTCTTTGCGGTCCTGTTCTTGATCAAGTCCGGGTTGTCCCCGTAGCTCATATGTGA